ACCGACACCGCCGCCGTGGTGACCCGCTACTTCGGCGGGATCAAGCTGGGCGCGGGCGGCCTGGTGCGGGCGTACGGCGCGGCGGTGTCCGAGGCGCTAGACGAGGTCGGGCTGCTGGAGCGCCGGCCGGTCGCGCTGCTGTCGGTGGCCGTCGACCACACCCGGGCCGGGCGGCTGGAGAACGAGCTGCGGGCGGCCGGGTACGCGGTGGCCGGGCTGGAGTACCTGGCCGACGGGGTGCGGATCGAGGTCGGCGTGCCCGAACCGGCGACGGCGCAGTTCCACACCTGGCTGGCCGAGGCGACCGGCGGCTCGGCCGCGGCCCGCCCGGCCGGGCGCACCTTCGTCGAGGTCGAGGTCTGACCGCCGACCGGGGGACGCCCGGCATTGATCGCGGACGGGCGGGTAGCAGAGGCGGCACGGACGGTGTTCCCGTTGCCGTCCGATGACACCCGATCGAAGGAAGCGGGGCCCGATCCGGAACTTCCGCTCCTGATCGCTTCGTCTCCTAGAGACACGACCGACGATTCGCCAACGACTCCGGGGAGGAGGACTCGCAGACCCCAGCACCGCACCACGGGAGGTTCCGCGCATGCCCACCGACCACGCCCAGCCACCGTACCGGCTGACGGCAGCGACACCCCGCCCGCACCACGACACCACCGCCCTCGTCGACCAACTCCTCGCCGAACAGCTGAAGTCCGAGGGCCACGAGGAGCCCGCGCCCCGCGAGCGACAGGCCCCGCCCGAGCGACTACGCCTCGGCGACCGGGTCCTGCTGGACCGCGACGACGGCACACTGCCCGGCCGCGGTCCCGGGGCCCGCTACAGCCGCCGCCGACTGCGCACGCCCGCCGTGCACGGCACCGACCAACTGACCCTCACCCTCGCCTCCGACACCGCCGACGGACCGACCAGGCTGCGCATCGAGGCCGAACACCTCCCCGCCGGCCCGACCGTCACCCCACCCGGGCGGGTGCCCGTCCCCGACCTGGTCCGCAGCCTGCTGCCCCTGCTCGACGCCGCCGAGGGCCCGGTGCCACTGGCCGTCGCGCCCCGGCTGCTGGCACCCGCCGACCTGGACGGCCTGATCGACGAACTCTGCGACCCGGAACGGCGGTTGCCCACCGTGGTGGCCAGCGTCCCGCCCGCCGTGCCGGTCGACCGCTGGCAGCAGCAGGTGCTCGACCCGCTGGTGCGCCAACTCCCCGGCCTGGCCTCGCTGTACGTGCTCGGGCACGGCGCGCTGCCCCGGTTCAACCTGGCCCTGGAGTACCACAAGGTGTACGGCGGCGCGGTCCGCACCTTCCTGCCCGAGGTCGACCCGGCCTCCCGGGCCGACGCCGCCCGCCACCCCGTCCTGCCGCGCGGCCGGATCGACGAGAACCCGCGCCGCGCCGCCGCCCTGCTGGCCCGCGAGCCGCGCCGGATCGCCGCCGAACTGCCGCTGCCCGCGCCGCTGGCCGCCGTCCCCGAACTCTGGCTGCCGCCCGAGGCGCGCAAGGCGCCCGCCCCGCCCCGGGCCGCGGTCGAACGCCCGCCGGTGCGGCTGGAGCGCTGCCGGCTGCGGATCGAGACACCGCGCGAACCGCGCCGCGCCCGGTGCGGCACCGGCCCCGCCAGCTTCGGTGAACTCGTGGACCGATTCAGCGAGTTCGCGCTGCTGGAGTTCACCGGCGACAGCAAGGAGACGCTCGCCCTGGACGGCCAGAGCGAGGCCGACGGCTGGGCCCGGCTCACCTGGGACGGCCTGACCGCGCTCCAGGAGTACGCGGACGCCGCCGTGCGCGGCGAGGCCGGCGGCGACTTCAAGCAGTGGTGCGAGCACACCCCGCCCGGCTGCCACCGCTTCCCGCCGCGCAAGGCGGTCCGCGGCGAGTCCCGCACCGTCGCCAGCCACGGCAAGTGGAAGCGCCAGCGGATGCTGCCCGTCCCGCCCGACGTCGACTCCTCCTGTCGCGCGTTCATGGGCGCCCACCTGCGGATCGGCGGCGGCGGCACCGCCCCCCGGGTGCACTACCTGGACGACTGCTCCGGCAGCGGCCGGATCTACGTCGGCTACATCGGGCTGCACCTGACCAACACCCGCACCAACTGACCGCCCCGCGCGGGGGCCGGAACCGCCCCGGCCCCCGCCTCGGGCGGTCCCCGCGCCGCACCCGCACGGCGGACGTGCTCCGACCCGACCTGAGCGGACGTCAAGGGTCGGCCAAACCAGCCGGGTTGGCTGACCCCGGAGCCCGAACGGGGGACAATGCTGCTCGGGCCCCGTCGCGGCGGCCCGCCGACGTGCGCCGGACGAGCAGGGGGAACCACCGCCGATGCAGCATCCAGCCGAGGGCAGCGCCGACGGCACCACCACGGTGCTCCAGCCCGGATTCCTCGCCTCGCTGTTCCACGAACTCGGCGCCGACGAGGACGAGGAGCCCGCCGGGGCCCACCCCGGGCCCCCCGCGGGACCGCAGCCCCCCGAGCCCCCCGCCCGGCCCCCGGCCGGACCGTCGGCCGCGGTGCCGCCGCAGCCCGGCCCGGCGGACGCGCCAGCCGACCCGGACGACCCGGTGGCCGCGCACGGCCGGGCCGCCGCGCTCACCCACCACCGCACCCTCGCCGTCCAGGCCGACCACCAGCGCCTGGCCGACCTGCTGCGCCGGGCCGCCCGGCCGGTCTCCGCGATGGACTTCGAGAGCCAGCTGCGCAGCTACCAGCCCAGGCCGTTCCCGGACGCCGGGCCCGGAACGGGCGAACCCGAGCCCGCCTGGGCCGACTTCGCGCCGCCCGAGCCCGCCGGCGCCGACCCCGAGCAGCCGCGCTCGCGCCGCCTGCTCGACTCCGGCTACCAGCGCGAACTCGCCCAGGCCCGGCTGCGCCACCAGCGCGCGCTGCGGGAGTGGCGCACCCGGCAGGCCGAACTCGCCGACAGCGGCGCGGTCGCCGCCCGGCAGGCCCACGAGGAGGCCGAACGGGCCCGGGCCCGGGCCGTCCAGGAGTACAACGACAGCCTGGAGGAGTGCCGCCGCGCCTACCGGCAGGCCGAGCCCGCCGCCGTCGAGTCGCTGCTGGAACGGGCCCTGGCCGCCGCCGAGGGCGCCACCCAGGACCTGCCCGCCCCCTGCCACGCCGTCTTCCGCGCCCTCACCC
This is a stretch of genomic DNA from Kitasatospora fiedleri. It encodes these proteins:
- a CDS encoding YigZ family protein is translated as MAEPSPKPYLTVRGSGSRELEIKKSRFICHLARVADEDEAQAFVAGVRKRYWDARHNCTAFVVGGEQPRERSSDDGEPAGTAGVPMLEVLRRRGVTDTAAVVTRYFGGIKLGAGGLVRAYGAAVSEALDEVGLLERRPVALLSVAVDHTRAGRLENELRAAGYAVAGLEYLADGVRIEVGVPEPATAQFHTWLAEATGGSAAARPAGRTFVEVEV
- a CDS encoding ATP-binding protein; protein product: MPTDHAQPPYRLTAATPRPHHDTTALVDQLLAEQLKSEGHEEPAPRERQAPPERLRLGDRVLLDRDDGTLPGRGPGARYSRRRLRTPAVHGTDQLTLTLASDTADGPTRLRIEAEHLPAGPTVTPPGRVPVPDLVRSLLPLLDAAEGPVPLAVAPRLLAPADLDGLIDELCDPERRLPTVVASVPPAVPVDRWQQQVLDPLVRQLPGLASLYVLGHGALPRFNLALEYHKVYGGAVRTFLPEVDPASRADAARHPVLPRGRIDENPRRAAALLAREPRRIAAELPLPAPLAAVPELWLPPEARKAPAPPRAAVERPPVRLERCRLRIETPREPRRARCGTGPASFGELVDRFSEFALLEFTGDSKETLALDGQSEADGWARLTWDGLTALQEYADAAVRGEAGGDFKQWCEHTPPGCHRFPPRKAVRGESRTVASHGKWKRQRMLPVPPDVDSSCRAFMGAHLRIGGGGTAPRVHYLDDCSGSGRIYVGYIGLHLTNTRTN